One Deinococcus sp. LM3 genomic region harbors:
- a CDS encoding complex I NDUFA9 subunit family protein encodes MNVLVTGASGFVGKAVVAELLKHGHTVTAGSRSGRDVGGARGVTLDVTDPGSVQRAVGQADPQAVVHLVGIIAEKGDQTFTRVHVDGTRHVLAATPRGARYVHMSALGAREDSASGYSSSKAQAEALVRASGLNWTVFQPSLIFGPGDDFFGRVLRELVSTAPIVPQIGDGRFPFRPVSVQDVAQAFALAAGSDLGAGQTLALTGPQEFTFRELLELELGALGRKKPIVPVPLFLMDLAVPLMQVLPSPPITRHQYAMLKEGNTAPNEPARTLFDLPMRRLPDDLPGLLRAAR; translated from the coding sequence ATGAACGTACTCGTGACCGGAGCCAGCGGCTTCGTCGGAAAGGCCGTCGTGGCCGAACTGCTCAAGCACGGACACACCGTCACGGCCGGCAGCCGCTCGGGCCGTGACGTGGGCGGCGCGCGGGGCGTGACCCTGGACGTGACCGATCCCGGCAGCGTGCAGCGCGCCGTGGGACAGGCCGACCCGCAGGCGGTCGTGCATCTGGTCGGCATCATCGCCGAGAAGGGCGACCAGACCTTCACGCGCGTGCATGTGGACGGCACCCGCCACGTCCTGGCGGCCACGCCACGCGGCGCGCGCTACGTGCACATGAGCGCCCTGGGCGCGCGCGAGGACAGCGCCAGCGGGTACTCCAGCAGCAAGGCGCAGGCGGAAGCACTCGTGCGGGCCAGCGGCCTGAACTGGACGGTTTTTCAGCCCAGCCTGATCTTCGGGCCGGGCGATGATTTCTTCGGGCGGGTCCTGCGGGAACTCGTGAGCACCGCACCGATCGTGCCGCAGATCGGGGATGGCCGCTTCCCGTTCCGGCCGGTCAGCGTGCAGGACGTGGCGCAGGCCTTCGCGCTGGCGGCGGGTTCCGACCTGGGCGCCGGGCAGACGCTGGCCCTGACCGGCCCGCAGGAATTCACGTTCCGGGAACTGCTGGAACTGGAACTCGGGGCGCTGGGCCGGAAGAAACCCATCGTGCCGGTCCCGCTGTTCCTGATGGACCTCGCCGTGCCGCTGATGCAGGTGCTGCCCAGCCCGCCCATCACGCGCCACCAGTACGCCATGCTGAAAGAAGGCAACACCGCCCCCAACGAACCGGCCCGCACGCTGTTCGACCTGCCCATGCGCCGCCTGCCCGACGACCTGCCGGGCCTGCTGCGCGCCGCCCGCTGA
- a CDS encoding B12-binding domain-containing protein has protein sequence MKPTAGRSQTGMFTASEVEAQTGVPATTLRQWERRYGFPHPARNASGYRLYSPGDVAAIQYMQSQLQSGVPASRAAELTLHAMTAGAGPAPTPAAPDRAAPEQGRSGAQWSALLTQALIDSDTDRAAAVLSEAHAQIPVEVVMTDVISPTMIEIGARWERGEITVAHEHQATAFLRSRISGLMDVAGVQAGFGPLVVAACAPQEQHELGLMMLTLALRRRGVRVAYLGANVPLGDLAVYARQREARAVLLALNGPWALESTLEHRRDLDGLNVPLFVGGALLNSQPHLARTLGGEYAGPDAPSAAQQIAARLLGGAPPPHPPGGSE, from the coding sequence ATGAAGCCCACTGCCGGACGGTCCCAGACCGGAATGTTCACCGCCTCGGAGGTCGAGGCGCAGACCGGCGTGCCGGCCACGACGCTGCGGCAGTGGGAGCGCCGTTACGGCTTTCCGCACCCCGCCCGCAACGCCAGCGGGTACCGCCTGTACTCGCCGGGGGACGTGGCCGCCATTCAGTACATGCAGTCGCAGTTGCAGTCGGGCGTGCCGGCCAGCCGCGCCGCCGAGCTGACCCTGCACGCCATGACGGCCGGTGCCGGCCCGGCACCCACCCCGGCCGCCCCGGACCGCGCGGCGCCCGAGCAGGGCCGCAGCGGCGCGCAGTGGTCGGCGCTGCTCACGCAGGCGCTGATCGATTCCGACACGGACCGCGCGGCGGCCGTGCTGTCCGAGGCGCACGCGCAGATTCCGGTCGAGGTCGTCATGACCGACGTGATCAGCCCCACCATGATCGAGATCGGCGCCCGCTGGGAACGCGGCGAGATCACGGTCGCGCACGAGCATCAGGCGACCGCGTTCCTGCGTTCACGCATCTCGGGCCTGATGGACGTGGCGGGCGTGCAGGCGGGCTTCGGGCCGCTGGTCGTGGCCGCCTGCGCCCCGCAGGAGCAGCATGAACTGGGCCTGATGATGCTGACCCTGGCGCTGCGCCGCCGGGGCGTGCGCGTGGCGTACCTGGGCGCGAACGTGCCGCTGGGCGACCTGGCCGTGTACGCCCGGCAGCGCGAGGCCCGCGCGGTCCTGCTGGCCCTGAACGGCCCCTGGGCGCTGGAGTCGACGCTGGAACACCGCCGCGACCTGGACGGCCTGAACGTGCCGCTGTTCGTGGGCGGAGCGCTGCTGAACAGCCAGCCGCACCTGGCGCGCACGCTGGGCGGCGAGTACGCCGGTCCCGACGCGCCCAGCGCCGCGCAGCAGATCGCCGCCCGGCTGCTGGGCGGCGCACCCCCCCCTCATCCTCCCGGAGGTTCAGAATGA
- a CDS encoding UbiA family prenyltransferase gives MSGAVSPRTHRLPLRRLLTVSRPALWVNTVGTLVTGVWLSGRLYTLDPATLLLLAYLTLPFNLLIYGLNDLSDREEDARSSRKGGWQGARLTLAEGGPLLRATLLLNVPALLLLTLLLPPAATAVLLLSAVLFAAYSLPPLRLKGRPFLDGLSNVAYALPLILPALTLGSPAPWGPLLALMSYSVGKHAFDAAQDIPADRAAGTRTVATTLGVRGSAAYALAWFALAAALLWPASKLTALALLLTCGGMALGLLRRPTPERAARLYPLSIVTPWIVGAVAGVQLVYLLARGQWTGL, from the coding sequence ATGTCAGGCGCCGTCTCTCCCCGAACCCACCGGCTGCCGCTGCGGCGCCTGCTGACCGTGTCCCGCCCGGCGCTGTGGGTGAACACGGTCGGCACGCTCGTCACGGGCGTGTGGCTCTCGGGCCGCCTGTACACCCTGGACCCGGCCACGCTGCTGCTGCTGGCGTACCTGACGCTACCGTTCAACCTGCTGATCTACGGCCTGAACGACCTGTCCGACCGCGAGGAGGACGCCCGCTCGTCCCGCAAGGGCGGCTGGCAGGGCGCGCGCCTGACCCTGGCCGAGGGCGGCCCGCTGCTGCGCGCCACGCTGCTGCTGAACGTGCCGGCGCTGCTGCTGCTGACGCTGCTGCTGCCGCCGGCCGCGACGGCTGTGCTGCTGCTGTCGGCGGTATTGTTCGCGGCGTACAGCCTGCCGCCCCTGCGCCTGAAGGGCCGCCCCTTCCTGGACGGCCTGAGTAACGTCGCCTACGCCCTGCCGCTGATCCTCCCGGCCCTGACGCTGGGCAGCCCCGCCCCGTGGGGGCCGCTGCTGGCCCTCATGAGCTACTCGGTCGGAAAGCACGCCTTCGACGCCGCGCAGGACATCCCCGCCGACCGGGCCGCCGGGACGCGCACGGTCGCCACCACCCTGGGCGTGCGGGGCAGCGCCGCCTACGCCCTGGCGTGGTTCGCGCTGGCGGCCGCGCTGCTGTGGCCCGCGTCGAAACTGACGGCGCTGGCGCTGCTGCTGACCTGCGGCGGCATGGCCCTGGGCCTGCTGCGCCGCCCCACGCCGGAACGGGCCGCGCGGCTGTACCCGCTGAGTATCGTCACGCCCTGGATCGTGGGCGCCGTGGCGGGCGTGCAGCTCGTGTACCTGCTGGCGCGCGGCCAGTGGACCGGCCTGTAG